One part of the Zymomonas mobilis subsp. pomaceae ATCC 29192 genome encodes these proteins:
- a CDS encoding LacI family DNA-binding transcriptional regulator encodes MTYLPPSNNDQSPANTKATSAELRKLVPTVTIRDVAAMSGASIKTVSRVLNNEPNVRPEMRERVLQAAHKLNYHPNMAARSLAGRQSYMIGLFYENPSPNYAINVQTGALDRLRGESYRLLMFPVENFKEFHGKMIAIIRSSGLAGVILTPPMSNDPELMEELDQSGVPYVRVAGTEARAGSPRIIIKDMIAAREMTRYLIGLGHQRIAFIRGDPIHPASSARFEGYCYALKSAGIPFDPDLVVAGDFRFTSGLAAARKLFALNPRPTAVFSSNDDMAAGIVQAAHEHGISVPRELSVVGFDDSQLASIVWPRITTMRQPISAMAYTATDIILNLLEHGWNTEETRTVELDHALIIRESAGPPPLPPYAHSKLG; translated from the coding sequence ATGACTTACCTTCCCCCGAGTAACAACGATCAATCACCTGCGAACACTAAAGCTACTTCCGCAGAATTACGTAAGCTGGTTCCAACGGTTACTATTCGAGACGTCGCGGCGATGTCCGGTGCTTCTATTAAGACGGTATCGCGTGTTTTAAATAATGAACCCAATGTTCGTCCTGAAATGCGTGAACGTGTTTTACAGGCCGCACATAAACTCAATTACCATCCTAATATGGCGGCACGTAGTCTGGCGGGACGTCAATCTTATATGATTGGCCTGTTTTATGAAAATCCTAGTCCCAATTATGCCATTAATGTTCAGACCGGTGCTTTGGATCGACTTCGGGGTGAATCTTATCGCCTACTCATGTTTCCGGTAGAAAATTTCAAAGAATTTCACGGTAAGATGATTGCTATTATTCGTAGTTCGGGATTGGCCGGGGTCATTTTAACACCGCCCATGTCGAATGATCCAGAGCTGATGGAAGAGTTAGACCAAAGTGGTGTACCCTATGTAAGGGTTGCTGGCACTGAAGCCCGTGCCGGTTCACCCCGCATCATCATTAAAGATATGATCGCAGCTCGGGAAATGACCCGTTATCTTATCGGGTTGGGGCATCAGCGGATTGCCTTTATTCGGGGCGATCCTATCCATCCGGCCAGTAGTGCGCGCTTTGAAGGCTATTGCTATGCTTTAAAAAGTGCGGGCATTCCTTTTGATCCCGATTTGGTCGTGGCCGGTGATTTTCGGTTTACCAGTGGTCTTGCCGCTGCCCGTAAACTTTTTGCCCTTAATCCGCGGCCTACGGCTGTCTTTTCTTCCAATGATGATATGGCTGCCGGTATTGTTCAGGCTGCCCATGAACATGGTATTTCTGTACCGAGAGAATTATCCGTTGTCGGTTTTGATGACAGTCAGTTGGCATCTATTGTCTGGCCCCGTATTACAACCATGCGGCAACCTATCTCGGCGATGGCCTATACGGCGACCGATATTATTCTAAACTTGCTGGAACATGGCTGGAATACGGAAGAAACCCGAACGGTCGAATTAGATCATGCCCTGATTATTCGTGAATCCGCCGGGCCGCCGCCCCTTCCCCCTTATGCGCATAGTAAATTAGGGTAG
- a CDS encoding acyl carrier protein, translating into MSDTAERIKKIVVEHLGVEPDKVVETASFLDDLGADSLDIIELVMAFEEEFGVEIPDDAVEKIGTVKDAVSYIDEHKA; encoded by the coding sequence ATGAGTGATACTGCAGAGCGTATCAAGAAAATTGTTGTTGAACATCTTGGTGTAGAGCCAGATAAAGTTGTAGAAACGGCAAGTTTTCTTGATGATTTGGGCGCTGATAGCCTCGACATCATTGAATTGGTTATGGCATTTGAAGAAGAATTCGGTGTCGAAATCCCTGATGATGCCGTAGAGAAAATCGGGACGGTCAAAGATGCCGTTTCTTACATTGATGAGCATAAAGCCTGA
- the fabF gene encoding beta-ketoacyl-ACP synthase II has protein sequence MRRVVVTGLGMVTSLGGDVETTWANILASRSGAGRITRFDPEGYACTVACEVKPADHEYGFDATKRVDSKTIRQVEPFIVYGIDAAGQALEDAGLIDMSEEEKLNTGLSIGAGIGGLPRIEKESIICKEKGPRRVSPHFVHASLINLISGQVSIRYGLKGPNHAVVTACSSGCHSIGDASWMIRMGYADVMVAGGSEAAVCPLGIAGFSQAHALSTGHNDTPEKASRPYDKGRDGFVMGEGAGIIILEEYEHAKARGAKIYGEIIGYGMTGDAYHVTAPHPEGDGAYRSMKMALERANLTPADIDYVNAHGTSTPMGDEIEANAVRRLFGKDIAGMSMSSTKSAIGHLLGGAGAVETIFCLLAMRDQIAPPTINLENPSEGLEGFDLVPNVPKKREIKAVLNNSFGFGGTNSSLIFKAVD, from the coding sequence ATGCGTCGCGTAGTCGTTACCGGCCTCGGAATGGTGACTTCACTTGGAGGCGATGTTGAAACAACCTGGGCCAATATTTTGGCTTCACGTTCGGGTGCCGGACGTATCACACGTTTCGATCCGGAAGGTTATGCCTGCACCGTTGCCTGTGAAGTAAAACCAGCCGATCATGAATATGGTTTTGATGCCACAAAACGCGTTGACAGTAAAACGATAAGACAGGTCGAACCTTTTATTGTTTATGGTATCGATGCTGCCGGTCAGGCTTTGGAAGATGCTGGCCTTATCGATATGAGCGAAGAAGAAAAGCTGAATACCGGCCTTTCTATCGGCGCAGGTATCGGTGGTTTACCGCGCATCGAAAAAGAATCTATCATTTGTAAGGAAAAAGGGCCACGGCGCGTTTCCCCGCATTTTGTCCATGCAAGCCTTATTAATTTGATTTCTGGACAGGTTTCTATCCGCTATGGCTTGAAAGGGCCTAACCATGCGGTTGTTACTGCCTGTTCTTCTGGATGTCATTCTATTGGCGATGCCAGCTGGATGATCCGCATGGGATATGCCGATGTCATGGTTGCCGGTGGTTCGGAAGCGGCTGTTTGCCCACTCGGTATTGCCGGATTTTCTCAGGCTCATGCCCTTTCAACCGGCCATAACGATACACCGGAAAAAGCTTCCCGCCCTTATGATAAAGGCCGCGACGGTTTTGTAATGGGTGAAGGCGCAGGTATCATTATTCTGGAAGAATATGAGCATGCCAAAGCTCGGGGTGCCAAAATTTACGGCGAGATCATCGGTTATGGTATGACGGGTGATGCGTATCATGTGACGGCCCCGCATCCAGAAGGCGATGGCGCGTATCGTTCCATGAAAATGGCTCTCGAACGGGCTAATCTGACGCCTGCTGATATTGACTATGTTAATGCCCATGGAACCTCGACGCCGATGGGTGACGAAATCGAAGCTAATGCTGTTCGTCGACTTTTTGGTAAAGATATTGCTGGCATGTCGATGAGTTCAACCAAATCAGCGATTGGCCATCTTTTAGGCGGTGCTGGCGCCGTTGAAACGATTTTCTGTTTGTTGGCGATGCGGGATCAAATTGCTCCGCCGACGATCAATCTTGAAAATCCGAGTGAAGGGCTCGAAGGCTTTGATCTAGTGCCGAATGTGCCTAAAAAACGTGAAATCAAGGCTGTACTTAATAATAGTTTCGGCTTTGGTGGAACCAATTCAAGTCTTATCTTCAAAGCGGTAGACTAA
- the mltG gene encoding endolytic transglycosylase MltG: MMRLFKWRNRTRKSQNSDANRWLDRLVVFVFLSAMFLGGLGFYHVFVAPNEKQLVVTITDGSSLGKAAHLLKQAGAIRSEEAFLWLVHSKNKFTLKAGDYQIEPRTSLNHLVTLLEHGPNIRHIFIVPEGMASLEVHDRLMAEPSLVGDIPVPAEGSLLPDGYAFVPGEKRALVVARMEAAMTKMLHQLWIKKAPDIGVKIPEQAVILASIVEKETALPEERPIVAGVYYNRLQKNMRLQADPTIIYPITHGYPLGHPILRSELMAQNSYNTYQIKGLPSGPITNPSRSSLMAVLHPAKTEALYFVANGKGGHIFSNNLEEQSQHVRDYHNRQQQKTSS, encoded by the coding sequence ATGATGCGCCTCTTTAAATGGCGTAACAGAACAAGGAAAAGCCAAAATTCTGATGCTAACCGCTGGTTGGATCGGCTTGTGGTCTTTGTCTTTCTGTCTGCTATGTTTCTGGGAGGGCTGGGCTTTTATCATGTTTTTGTTGCCCCCAATGAAAAACAGTTGGTTGTAACAATAACTGATGGCAGCTCTCTTGGAAAAGCGGCGCATCTTTTAAAACAGGCGGGCGCTATCCGCTCTGAAGAAGCCTTTTTATGGCTGGTACACAGTAAAAATAAATTTACGCTGAAGGCAGGCGATTATCAAATCGAGCCTAGAACCTCCCTCAACCACCTTGTCACATTGTTAGAGCATGGCCCTAATATCCGTCATATTTTTATTGTGCCGGAAGGCATGGCTTCTTTAGAAGTACATGATCGCTTAATGGCAGAGCCCAGCCTTGTCGGGGACATTCCCGTCCCAGCAGAAGGTAGCTTGTTACCCGATGGATATGCCTTTGTTCCCGGTGAGAAACGGGCCTTGGTCGTTGCACGCATGGAAGCGGCTATGACAAAAATGCTCCATCAATTATGGATAAAAAAAGCACCCGATATAGGGGTGAAAATCCCTGAACAAGCGGTGATATTGGCCTCCATTGTAGAAAAAGAAACGGCTTTACCGGAAGAACGCCCTATCGTCGCAGGGGTGTACTATAATCGTTTGCAAAAAAATATGCGGTTACAGGCTGATCCCACTATTATTTATCCGATAACGCATGGTTATCCCTTGGGGCACCCTATTTTACGTTCAGAGCTCATGGCTCAGAATAGCTATAACACCTATCAGATAAAAGGCTTGCCCAGCGGCCCGATAACCAATCCCAGCCGCAGTTCTTTGATGGCGGTTTTGCATCCCGCCAAGACCGAAGCCTTATATTTCGTTGCCAATGGCAAGGGGGGACATATATTTTCAAATAATCTTGAAGAGCAATCACAGCATGTTCGTGATTATCATAATCGGCAACAGCAGAAGACCTCTTCATAA